One Candidatus Sulfotelmatobacter sp. DNA segment encodes these proteins:
- the nosD gene encoding nitrous oxide reductase family maturation protein NosD, whose product MTSWLTGRFGPSQRRLIALAAVLLLPVFFLPVLPIWMMRLHAPQYPEGLQLTIYTNTIRGDLGKINALNHYVGMKAITPHDFREFGYMPLALTLFGLLALLAALVNRRWVALLGWLLFTGFAGYMFRDYAQWLWHYGHDLDPRAALKMPSFTPPLIGYARMANFRVLSLPAIGTWLLGLAWVIGPLVVWWDWRVSKRHAAPAARAAAVTALVGIAALGIGAGRAEAGFVVPATPGAAAAALQAAHDGDTLWLAAGVHRGPLVIRRSVTVLAQPGAVVDGGGLGTVITVAAPGVHLEHFAVRGSGSNLMNVDAGIHVAVTDHAVLRDLEVSDVLYGLNCERSTALSVDNCRFTGRVAPLDDLGNGNGIHLWYSSDVWLHRNHVERFLDAIYLSFANQVDVDQNQLERNGRYGLHSMYSQRSHLRGNLFTRNAAGCALMFSNQLEVEHNDFVFNRGPRTYGLLLRDCSDGTFLENRLGSNTIAVFMDGSNRNRFRGNLIENNGWGLLIFASCADNVFAGNQFIQNDYPVALDMRRTSNRFDEGRLGNYWSDNPAFDLDGDGVSDVPHSPVTAFAFLSKQYPDLTILAESPAVAALGVAERVLPALRPSEAVDSFPLMSARLPSGARRAGRGHGATRPAWGAAGAFALLGAGGMAGMIRPSRSRSGESESS is encoded by the coding sequence ATGACGAGCTGGCTGACGGGGCGCTTTGGTCCGAGCCAACGCCGATTGATCGCGCTGGCGGCGGTGCTTCTGCTTCCGGTGTTCTTCCTGCCGGTGCTGCCGATCTGGATGATGAGACTGCACGCGCCGCAGTACCCGGAGGGGCTCCAGCTCACGATTTATACCAACACCATTCGTGGCGACCTGGGGAAGATCAACGCCTTGAATCACTACGTCGGCATGAAGGCGATCACCCCGCACGACTTCCGCGAGTTCGGTTACATGCCGCTGGCGCTGACGCTGTTCGGGCTGCTCGCGCTGCTGGCCGCGCTGGTCAACCGGCGCTGGGTGGCGCTGCTCGGCTGGCTGTTGTTCACCGGGTTCGCGGGCTACATGTTTCGCGATTACGCCCAGTGGTTGTGGCACTACGGCCACGACCTCGACCCGCGCGCCGCGCTCAAGATGCCCTCGTTCACGCCGCCGCTGATCGGCTACGCGCGCATGGCGAACTTCCGGGTGCTCAGCCTGCCCGCGATCGGCACCTGGCTGCTGGGCCTCGCCTGGGTGATCGGGCCGCTGGTGGTCTGGTGGGACTGGCGCGTCTCGAAGCGGCACGCCGCTCCCGCCGCGCGAGCCGCCGCGGTCACCGCGCTGGTCGGGATCGCCGCTCTCGGCATCGGCGCCGGGCGGGCCGAAGCCGGGTTCGTCGTGCCGGCGACCCCCGGCGCCGCAGCCGCCGCGCTCCAGGCGGCGCACGACGGTGACACGCTGTGGCTCGCGGCCGGGGTGCATCGCGGGCCGCTCGTCATCCGGCGCTCGGTGACGGTCCTGGCGCAGCCCGGCGCGGTCGTGGATGGCGGCGGCCTGGGCACGGTGATCACCGTTGCCGCGCCCGGCGTCCATCTCGAACACTTCGCGGTGAGGGGGAGCGGCTCCAACCTCATGAACGTGGACGCCGGCATCCACGTCGCGGTCACCGATCACGCGGTGTTGCGCGATCTCGAGGTGAGTGACGTGCTCTACGGGCTCAACTGCGAACGCTCGACCGCCCTGTCGGTGGACAATTGCCGTTTCACCGGACGGGTCGCCCCGCTCGACGATCTCGGCAACGGCAACGGGATCCACCTCTGGTATTCGAGCGACGTATGGCTGCACCGCAACCATGTCGAGCGCTTCCTCGACGCGATCTACCTGTCGTTCGCGAATCAGGTCGACGTCGACCAAAACCAGCTCGAGCGGAACGGGCGCTACGGGTTGCACAGCATGTACAGCCAGCGTTCACACCTGCGCGGGAATCTCTTCACTCGGAACGCCGCCGGCTGCGCGCTGATGTTCTCGAATCAGCTCGAGGTGGAGCACAACGATTTCGTGTTCAATCGCGGCCCGCGCACTTACGGGTTGCTCCTGCGTGATTGCTCGGACGGCACGTTTCTCGAGAATCGGCTCGGGTCCAACACCATCGCCGTGTTCATGGATGGCTCCAATCGCAATCGATTTCGCGGCAACCTGATCGAAAACAACGGATGGGGTCTGCTGATCTTCGCTTCGTGCGCCGACAACGTCTTCGCCGGAAACCAGTTCATTCAGAACGACTATCCGGTGGCGCTCGACATGCGGCGCACCAGCAATCGGTTCGACGAAGGCCGGCTCGGCAACTACTGGAGCGACAATCCGGCGTTCGATCTCGACGGCGACGGTGTGAGCGACGTGCCGCACTCGCCGGTGACGGCGTTCGCCTTCCTCTCGAAGCAGTATCCCGATCTCACCATTCTGGCCGAGAGTCCGGCGGTGGCGGCGCTCGGCGTCGCCGAGCGCGTGCTGCCCGCGCTTCGGCCCAGCGAGGCGGTGGACTCGTTCCCGCTGATGAGCGCGCGGCTCCCGTCCGGCGCGCGGCGGGCCGGGAGAGGGCACGGCGCCACGCGACCCGCGTGGGGGGCGGCCGGCGCGTTCGCGCTGCTCGGCGCCGGCGGAATGGCCGGCATGATCCGACCCTCGCGATCCCGGAGCGGGGAATCGGAGTCGTCATGA
- a CDS encoding DUF6498-containing protein encodes MIETEQSPPYRVFEDSSLYGILIGNALAFLSAVTRHWSIAPLLWIYWGQSVAIGVSNVIRMLRLREFSTEGFQLGGRPVPATRDSLEQSALFFSFHYGFFHLVYALFLAAGAVGGRLAEAEVPWVLGNIATFAIAHGYSLLINHGRDFRQKKPNLGTLVFYPYLRILPMHLAIILGSTMIGVAVPVFIGLKTLADAGLHAVERRLFRGE; translated from the coding sequence GTGATCGAGACCGAACAGTCTCCCCCGTATCGCGTGTTCGAGGATTCCTCTCTGTATGGAATCCTGATCGGCAACGCGCTCGCCTTCCTCTCGGCGGTAACGCGGCACTGGTCGATTGCACCGCTGCTCTGGATCTACTGGGGCCAGAGCGTGGCGATCGGTGTCTCGAACGTGATTCGCATGCTGCGGCTGCGGGAGTTCTCGACCGAGGGCTTCCAGCTGGGCGGCCGGCCGGTTCCGGCCACGCGGGATTCGCTCGAGCAGAGCGCGCTGTTTTTCTCGTTCCACTACGGGTTCTTTCACCTCGTGTACGCGCTGTTCCTCGCCGCCGGCGCTGTCGGCGGCCGGCTCGCCGAGGCGGAGGTGCCGTGGGTGCTCGGCAACATCGCGACCTTTGCGATCGCGCACGGCTATTCACTCCTGATCAATCATGGGCGCGACTTCCGCCAGAAGAAGCCGAATCTCGGAACGCTGGTGTTCTATCCCTACCTTCGCATTCTGCCCATGCATCTGGCGATCATCCTGGGAAGCACGATGATCGGCGTCGCTGTGCCGGTGTTCATCGGGCTCAAGACCCTCGCCGACGCCGGTCTTCACGCCGTCGAGCGCCGGCTGTTCCGGGGCGAGTAG
- a CDS encoding lysylphosphatidylglycerol synthase transmembrane domain-containing protein has product MNASKSSQARVVARLGWLVGGAVLVAVILVAFSVSEARVFSRLLTGADPRFLLPALLLQGGTYFSQAEIFGTAPRAAGFPVPRSRLLELSLSKLFLDQTLPTAGLGSTAVVAAALVRCGVPRPAVAAGAVLNFVSYQAAYGLMLLAALAIFAMLRGAGLVLVLAIGLLSVFSLSLAFALLSLAGRRPAPGSALPRLPLVRGLLSFIADADVALTRGPRWLAESVLWQMLIFLLDTGTLWLVIRSLGAVSPPVVVFTSLMISSLFRVVGFLPGGLGTYEASSVLTLKLMGVGVPIALAATLIFRLLTFWAPMLPGFWFSRRALGR; this is encoded by the coding sequence GTGAACGCCTCCAAGTCGTCGCAAGCTCGGGTGGTCGCGCGGCTCGGCTGGCTGGTCGGCGGCGCAGTCCTCGTCGCGGTGATCCTCGTCGCCTTCAGTGTGTCCGAGGCTCGGGTCTTCTCTCGCTTGCTCACCGGCGCCGATCCCCGATTCCTCCTTCCCGCCCTGCTGCTTCAGGGCGGAACCTATTTCTCCCAGGCCGAGATCTTCGGCACGGCGCCGCGCGCCGCGGGGTTTCCGGTTCCTCGATCGAGGTTGCTCGAGCTCAGCCTTTCGAAGCTCTTCCTCGACCAGACGCTGCCCACCGCTGGGCTCGGCAGTACGGCGGTCGTCGCCGCGGCCCTGGTCCGGTGCGGCGTGCCGCGCCCGGCGGTCGCCGCCGGCGCCGTGCTCAACTTCGTTTCTTACCAGGCGGCCTATGGCCTGATGCTGCTGGCCGCGCTCGCGATCTTCGCGATGCTCCGAGGCGCCGGCCTCGTGCTGGTGCTCGCGATCGGCCTGCTCTCCGTGTTCAGCCTCTCGCTGGCTTTCGCGCTCCTCTCGCTGGCCGGCCGCCGGCCCGCTCCCGGCTCCGCGTTGCCGCGCCTCCCACTGGTACGCGGCCTGCTGAGCTTCATCGCCGACGCCGACGTGGCTCTGACGCGTGGGCCGCGGTGGCTCGCCGAGAGCGTGCTGTGGCAGATGCTGATCTTTCTCCTCGACACCGGCACTCTGTGGCTGGTGATCCGTTCGCTGGGCGCCGTCTCTCCACCGGTCGTGGTATTCACGAGCCTGATGATCAGCAGCCTCTTCCGCGTGGTCGGATTCCTTCCCGGCGGCCTCGGCACCTACGAGGCCAGCTCGGTGCTCACCCTGAAGCTGATGGGGGTCGGCGTTCCGATCGCGCTCGCGGCGACCCTCATTTTCCGGCTCCTCACCTTCTGGGCGCCCATGCTGCCGGGGTTCTGGTTCTCGCGCCGCGCGCTCGGCCGCTGA
- a CDS encoding ABC transporter ATP-binding protein translates to MIEAAGLVKRFGCVTAVNDLSFEVAAGETLAIVGPNGAGKTTTLKLLLGLVHPDRGRILLGPEQWEPRVARARLHLGYVPQRVEFPAGRTVREVLGFFSDLRGLPRTAVGAALARVGMSELGDRRARDLSGGYAQRLSLAQALLGDPAILVLDEPTASLDPEATWEFRSLVEQLRRQGITILLCSHLLAEVERVADRVLILVDGRRAALERLDALRARQASATRLAIELPGAEATERATRVLSGAGIPIVCRGDTRLVLEAANGRGMGVFEALRESGVRVGSFEVERPTLEEIFLGVVRGAPRHGEVPPGGTP, encoded by the coding sequence ATGATCGAAGCCGCGGGGCTCGTCAAGCGATTCGGCTGCGTCACCGCCGTGAACGATCTGTCGTTCGAGGTCGCTGCCGGAGAGACGCTGGCGATCGTCGGGCCCAACGGCGCTGGCAAGACCACCACTCTCAAACTCCTGCTCGGGCTCGTGCATCCGGACCGCGGGCGCATCCTGCTGGGCCCCGAGCAGTGGGAGCCGCGCGTGGCGCGGGCGCGGCTGCACCTCGGCTACGTGCCCCAACGCGTCGAGTTCCCGGCCGGCCGCACCGTTCGAGAGGTGCTCGGCTTCTTCTCGGATCTGCGCGGCCTGCCGCGCACCGCGGTCGGCGCGGCGCTCGCGCGAGTCGGGATGTCGGAGCTCGGCGACCGCCGGGCGCGCGACCTGTCCGGCGGCTACGCCCAGCGGCTGTCGCTGGCCCAGGCGCTGCTCGGAGATCCCGCGATCCTGGTGCTCGACGAGCCGACCGCCAGCCTCGATCCCGAAGCGACCTGGGAATTCCGCAGCCTGGTCGAGCAGTTGCGCCGCCAGGGGATCACGATTCTGCTCTGTTCTCACCTGCTGGCGGAGGTCGAGCGCGTGGCCGACCGGGTGCTGATACTGGTGGACGGACGCCGCGCCGCGCTCGAACGGCTCGACGCCCTGCGCGCGCGCCAGGCGAGTGCCACCCGGCTCGCGATCGAGCTGCCGGGGGCGGAGGCCACCGAACGGGCGACCCGCGTTCTGAGCGGCGCCGGGATCCCGATCGTTTGCCGCGGCGACACGCGCCTGGTTCTCGAAGCCGCGAACGGCCGCGGGATGGGGGTGTTCGAGGCGCTGCGGGAATCCGGGGTTCGCGTCGGCTCCTTCGAGGTGGAGCGGCCGACACTCGAAGAGATCTTCCTCGGCGTGGTGCGCGGCGCTCCGCGACACGGCGAGGTCCCACCGGGAGGAACGCCGTGA
- a CDS encoding alpha/beta family hydrolase, whose protein sequence is MMTARVESREVVIPAGEAALPGTLSLPGSMRGVVLFAHGSGSSRYSPRNRFVAGALSEAGFATLLFDLLIESEAEDRRNVFDIELLASRLLAAIRWTRRNPATCAAPLGIFGASTGAAAALVAAARDHRVRAVVSRGGRPDLAGGWLVRVDSPTLLIVGGRDEEVLRLNRQAMAKLECETRLSIVPGATHLFEEPGALEEAAAMARDWFLAHLRQEATDAAHSI, encoded by the coding sequence ATGATGACGGCGCGCGTGGAGTCGAGAGAAGTGGTGATCCCGGCAGGCGAGGCGGCGCTTCCCGGTACCTTGTCGCTGCCGGGCTCAATGCGGGGCGTGGTGCTGTTCGCTCACGGCAGCGGGAGCAGCCGCTACAGCCCGCGCAATCGATTCGTGGCCGGGGCTCTCAGCGAGGCCGGTTTCGCGACGCTGTTGTTCGACCTGCTGATCGAGAGCGAGGCCGAGGATCGCCGAAACGTGTTCGACATCGAGCTGCTCGCGAGCCGGCTGCTGGCCGCGATTCGCTGGACGCGCCGCAACCCCGCGACTTGCGCGGCTCCACTCGGCATCTTCGGCGCCAGCACCGGCGCTGCCGCGGCGCTGGTGGCGGCGGCGCGCGATCACCGCGTGCGCGCCGTGGTCTCGCGAGGAGGCCGTCCGGATCTCGCGGGCGGTTGGCTCGTCCGGGTGGATTCGCCGACTCTGCTGATCGTGGGAGGGCGGGACGAGGAGGTGCTGCGGCTCAATCGCCAAGCCATGGCGAAGCTGGAATGTGAGACCCGGCTGAGCATCGTTCCGGGCGCGACCCATCTGTTCGAGGAACCCGGCGCGCTCGAAGAGGCGGCGGCGATGGCGCGAGACTGGTTCCTCGCGCACCTGCGGCAGGAGGCGACCGATGCTGCTCACTCAATTTGA
- a CDS encoding DinB family protein, producing MRFRVDQAAEVLRRTPTTLRALLSGLSVPWIGGNEGPDTFSAFDVVGHLIDGEETDWIPRARIILARGESVRFEPYDRFRHLARNRDRALDSLLDEFAVLRAANLDLLESWRLTDNQLDLPGLHPTLGPVTLRQLLASWVVHDLGHIAQAARVMAKQYRDESGPWVPFLPVLTDHEVPRS from the coding sequence ATGAGGTTTCGAGTCGATCAGGCGGCCGAAGTGCTGCGCCGCACTCCCACCACCCTGCGGGCCTTGCTGTCGGGTCTGAGCGTGCCGTGGATTGGGGGCAACGAAGGCCCGGACACGTTCAGTGCCTTCGACGTGGTCGGCCATCTCATCGACGGCGAGGAGACCGATTGGATTCCGCGCGCCCGCATCATCCTCGCGCGCGGCGAAAGCGTGCGCTTCGAACCCTACGACCGGTTCCGCCACCTGGCGCGCAACCGTGATCGCGCGCTCGATTCCTTGCTCGACGAGTTCGCGGTGCTGCGCGCCGCCAATCTCGACCTGTTGGAGTCCTGGCGGCTGACCGATAACCAGCTCGATCTCCCCGGGCTGCACCCCACCCTCGGTCCCGTCACGCTTCGCCAGCTCCTCGCGTCGTGGGTGGTGCACGACCTGGGGCACATCGCGCAGGCGGCGCGAGTCATGGCGAAGCAGTATCGGGACGAGTCCGGCCCCTGGGTTCCGTTTCTCCCGGTGCTGACCGATCACGAGGTGCCTCGCTCCTAG
- a CDS encoding isoprenylcysteine carboxylmethyltransferase family protein, translating into MPVASRALVALGWLLFFGFFLFRRSPAEPGGVKRDSVSLLGIALQGLAFAAVWMIQRPIPRAGAHLELVEVALDLAAPVLSIASAWFGLWAVRTLGRQWSYAARLIEGHQLIVAGPYRWVRHPIYTAMLGKLIATNFAFGHPLGLGIALVFYMAGTAIRIRSEERLLRGTFGTQYDDYARRVPALIPGIY; encoded by the coding sequence ATGCCGGTCGCTTCCCGGGCGCTGGTCGCGCTGGGGTGGCTGCTCTTCTTTGGGTTCTTCCTGTTTCGCCGCTCGCCGGCCGAGCCGGGGGGCGTCAAGCGTGACTCGGTGTCGCTCCTCGGGATCGCGCTGCAGGGCCTGGCGTTCGCCGCGGTCTGGATGATCCAGCGCCCGATTCCTCGCGCCGGAGCGCATCTCGAGCTCGTCGAAGTGGCGCTCGATCTCGCGGCCCCGGTGCTCTCGATCGCTTCGGCATGGTTCGGTCTCTGGGCGGTGCGCACCCTCGGACGGCAATGGAGCTATGCGGCGCGCCTCATCGAAGGGCATCAGCTGATCGTCGCGGGCCCTTATCGCTGGGTGCGGCATCCCATCTACACGGCGATGCTGGGCAAGCTCATCGCCACCAATTTCGCGTTCGGCCATCCCCTCGGGCTGGGCATCGCGCTCGTGTTCTACATGGCCGGGACTGCGATTCGCATCCGCTCCGAAGAGAGGCTGCTCCGCGGCACGTTCGGAACGCAGTACGACGACTACGCGCGCCGAGTACCGGCGTTGATTCCGGGGATCTACTGA
- a CDS encoding ABC transporter permease subunit — translation MNRLRAFPGSWRRVRVVAEEEYRGALESRWLFGFAALLTTLIAGLSYFGMVQSGELGFQGFARVTLSLMNLVLFVVPLMGLLLGVASLTAGSATLPLLLAQPVARTEVYAGKYLGLLAALSVALAVGFGAGGVVIAIEAGADQLRGFLVLTAVAFALGAISVAASMLLAVLWPDRLRATSAAIGLWLLTVVAYDLVLLGATATFNGVRLQAMLFPALLVNPVDLARVLTTLATGSGALFGPTSAVLVRWFGTAGGIALGVAVLGAELAAPLAVGAWRFRRRDW, via the coding sequence ATGAACCGGCTCCGCGCGTTTCCAGGGAGCTGGCGCCGGGTGCGGGTCGTCGCCGAGGAGGAATATCGCGGCGCGCTCGAGAGTCGCTGGCTGTTCGGCTTCGCGGCGCTGCTCACCACACTGATCGCCGGACTTTCCTACTTCGGCATGGTGCAGAGCGGCGAGCTCGGCTTTCAGGGATTCGCTCGCGTCACTCTTAGCCTGATGAATCTGGTCCTGTTCGTGGTGCCGCTGATGGGTCTTCTGCTCGGAGTCGCCAGTCTCACCGCGGGGAGCGCCACCCTGCCGCTGCTGCTCGCCCAGCCGGTCGCGCGCACCGAGGTGTACGCCGGGAAGTACCTCGGGCTGCTCGCGGCGCTGTCGGTCGCTCTGGCGGTCGGCTTCGGCGCCGGGGGCGTGGTGATCGCGATCGAAGCCGGCGCCGATCAGCTGCGCGGATTCCTGGTGCTGACGGCGGTGGCCTTCGCGCTCGGCGCGATCTCGGTGGCGGCCTCGATGCTGCTCGCGGTGCTGTGGCCGGACCGCCTGCGCGCGACCTCGGCGGCGATCGGTCTGTGGCTGCTGACGGTGGTGGCCTACGATCTGGTGCTGCTCGGCGCCACGGCCACCTTCAACGGCGTTCGGCTGCAGGCCATGCTGTTTCCGGCGCTGCTCGTCAATCCCGTGGACCTGGCGCGCGTGCTCACCACGCTGGCGACCGGCTCGGGCGCGCTGTTCGGGCCGACGTCAGCGGTGCTGGTCCGGTGGTTCGGCACCGCCGGTGGAATCGCGCTCGGCGTCGCCGTGCTGGGCGCGGAGCTGGCCGCACCACTCGCCGTCGGCGCGTGGAGGTTCCGCCGCCGCGACTGGTGA
- the prs gene encoding ribose-phosphate diphosphokinase, with product MSSALLFTSEPYRELGAAVCRLRGFEPGEVAREIFPDGELFQRILTPLAGRDVVLIAGTVSDEQTCRLFDLATGLVESGASRLTLVIPYFGYSTMDRAGRPGEVVTAKTRASLLSAIPPARGGTRIAILDPHSEGLPYYFRPGLGAAAIGVEPLVAEVARRLGGSDFVLASADAGRAKWVQRLADELNVRAAFAHKRRLGPERTEVVALLADVRGRQVVICDDMIRSGSTLLGAARAYREAGAAGVSAFATHGVFPGDALDRLGASGLLDRLVTTDSHPRAVALAGGFLEIESVAPLLASALRPDHLRFERRMLRISQTPNASENRKPSVKSQLR from the coding sequence GTGAGCTCGGCGCTGCTGTTCACGAGCGAGCCCTATCGGGAGCTGGGCGCGGCCGTATGCCGGCTACGCGGCTTCGAACCCGGCGAGGTCGCGCGGGAGATCTTTCCCGACGGCGAACTCTTCCAGCGGATCCTGACGCCGCTTGCGGGGCGCGATGTCGTCTTGATCGCCGGCACCGTGAGCGACGAACAGACCTGCCGGCTGTTCGATCTGGCGACCGGCCTGGTCGAGTCCGGCGCCTCGCGACTGACGCTGGTCATCCCTTACTTCGGCTACTCCACCATGGATCGCGCCGGACGGCCGGGCGAAGTCGTCACGGCGAAGACGCGGGCGTCACTGCTGTCGGCGATTCCTCCGGCGCGAGGCGGGACCCGGATCGCGATTCTCGATCCACACTCGGAAGGCCTCCCGTACTACTTCCGTCCGGGACTCGGAGCGGCCGCGATCGGTGTCGAGCCGCTGGTCGCCGAGGTGGCGCGCCGCCTCGGCGGAAGCGACTTCGTACTGGCGAGCGCCGACGCCGGGCGGGCGAAGTGGGTGCAGCGGCTGGCGGACGAGCTGAACGTCAGGGCGGCGTTCGCGCACAAGCGGCGCCTCGGCCCCGAGCGCACGGAAGTGGTCGCCCTGCTCGCCGACGTCCGTGGCCGTCAGGTGGTGATCTGCGATGACATGATTCGGAGCGGCTCCACGCTGCTCGGCGCGGCGCGCGCCTATCGCGAAGCGGGCGCGGCGGGAGTCAGCGCGTTCGCCACCCATGGAGTGTTCCCGGGAGACGCGCTCGATCGCCTCGGCGCCAGCGGCCTCCTCGATCGGCTGGTCACCACCGACAGCCACCCTCGCGCCGTGGCCCTGGCCGGCGGATTCCTCGAAATCGAGTCGGTGGCGCCGCTGCTCGCCAGCGCGCTTCGCCCCGATCACCTTCGATTCGAGCGCAGAATGCTGAGGATCAGCCAGACGCCAAACGCGAGCGAGAACAGGAAGCCGAGCGTGAAGAGCCAGTTGAGATAG
- a CDS encoding phosphoribosyltransferase family protein: MLLTQFENREDAGHRLADRLRGLPVTNPLVLAIPRGGIEIALPIARRLPAELDIVLARKLRAPNQPELALGAISETGEVYLDPRAEGLIEASERYVDEERRRQMSEIERRRRLFRQVRPQARVADRTVIVTDDGIATGSTMIAALRAVRAGGAGEVVMAVPVAARERLEEIRPLCERVVCLIEADFLWAIGQFYREFEQVSDERVLEVLREFASPRPASGPPARGPLSGVKS, from the coding sequence ATGCTGCTCACTCAATTTGAGAATCGCGAGGACGCCGGTCACCGGCTGGCGGACCGGTTGCGTGGTCTCCCCGTCACGAACCCGCTGGTGCTGGCGATTCCGCGGGGCGGAATCGAGATCGCGCTGCCGATAGCCCGCCGGCTTCCGGCCGAGCTCGACATTGTGCTGGCGCGAAAACTTCGCGCTCCGAATCAGCCCGAGCTCGCGCTCGGGGCGATCTCGGAGACCGGCGAGGTCTATCTGGATCCGCGCGCCGAGGGCCTCATCGAGGCCAGCGAGCGCTACGTCGACGAGGAGCGGCGGCGGCAGATGTCCGAGATCGAGCGCCGGCGCCGCCTGTTCCGTCAGGTCCGCCCGCAGGCCAGGGTGGCGGACCGCACGGTGATCGTCACCGATGACGGGATCGCCACCGGATCCACCATGATCGCCGCCCTCCGCGCGGTGCGCGCGGGAGGGGCCGGCGAGGTCGTGATGGCGGTGCCGGTGGCGGCGCGCGAGCGGCTCGAGGAGATTCGCCCGCTCTGCGAGCGCGTCGTCTGCCTGATCGAGGCCGATTTCCTGTGGGCGATCGGCCAGTTCTACCGCGAGTTCGAGCAGGTTTCGGACGAACGGGTGTTGGAAGTGCTGCGCGAGTTCGCGAGCCCTCGTCCCGCTTCGGGCCCGCCCGCGCGCGGCCCCCTCTCGGGAGTGAAATCGTGA
- a CDS encoding PP2C family protein-serine/threonine phosphatase has translation MFWVVPLWTIPFGVFFGLIYGKQRHDFVDAYEISLVFSLSVCLFLWVTKWFVLPLVLPSSGQPGPRRVVRHILLFSGATVLGTIVAALVLHFTIVPQMLGSARSVATLGMFTLLFLLLISGILTALRFYRDALERARSDHELTVARRIQSSFLISEFPPMKGLEVHALNVPSRSVSGDFYDVVSGFGGSHLLAVADVAGKGVPAALLTSMLQASLRMQAQENREVSDMLARINSLVYRSTEVEQFATFFLARVEEETLHLCYSNAGHNIPVVFQRDGGRRMLERGGTVVGILEHCAFEEETVRLAAGDRVVLYSDGITEAAREDGEMFGEHRLYEAVERLPLELEARAVTAAILEEVRRFLSGNEPGDDMTVMVLRALPAEGSPPA, from the coding sequence ATGTTCTGGGTGGTGCCGCTGTGGACGATCCCGTTCGGCGTGTTCTTCGGGCTCATCTACGGCAAGCAGCGCCACGACTTCGTCGACGCCTACGAGATCTCGCTGGTCTTCTCGCTCTCGGTCTGTCTGTTCCTGTGGGTGACGAAGTGGTTCGTCCTGCCGCTCGTGCTGCCGTCCAGCGGCCAGCCCGGCCCGCGCCGCGTGGTGCGACACATCCTGCTGTTTTCCGGCGCCACGGTGCTGGGCACGATCGTCGCCGCGCTGGTTCTGCACTTCACGATCGTGCCGCAGATGCTCGGCAGCGCGCGGAGCGTGGCCACGCTCGGCATGTTCACGCTGCTCTTCCTGCTGCTGATCTCCGGCATACTCACCGCGCTCCGCTTCTATCGCGACGCGCTCGAGCGGGCTCGCTCCGACCACGAGCTGACGGTGGCGCGACGCATCCAGAGCTCCTTCCTGATCTCGGAGTTCCCGCCCATGAAGGGGCTCGAAGTGCATGCGCTCAACGTCCCGTCGCGATCGGTGAGCGGGGACTTCTACGACGTGGTGTCGGGATTCGGCGGCAGCCACCTGCTGGCGGTGGCCGACGTGGCCGGCAAGGGCGTGCCCGCGGCGCTGCTCACCTCCATGCTTCAGGCGTCGCTGCGGATGCAGGCCCAGGAGAATCGCGAGGTGAGCGACATGCTGGCGCGCATCAACTCGCTGGTCTATCGCAGCACCGAGGTCGAGCAGTTCGCCACCTTCTTCCTGGCCCGCGTCGAGGAGGAGACGCTGCATCTCTGCTATTCGAACGCCGGGCACAACATTCCCGTGGTCTTCCAACGCGACGGTGGCCGCCGCATGCTCGAGCGCGGGGGCACGGTGGTCGGGATCCTCGAACACTGCGCGTTCGAGGAGGAGACCGTGCGGCTCGCCGCGGGCGACCGGGTGGTGTTGTACAGCGACGGCATCACCGAGGCGGCGCGGGAGGACGGCGAAATGTTCGGCGAACACCGCCTCTACGAGGCGGTCGAGCGCCTGCCGCTCGAACTCGAGGCGCGCGCCGTGACCGCCGCGATCCTCGAGGAGGTGCGCCGTTTCCTGAGCGGCAACGAGCCCGGCGACGACATGACGGTCATGGTGCTGCGCGCGTTGCCGGCCGAGGGCTCGCCGCCGGCCTGA